In Clarias gariepinus isolate MV-2021 ecotype Netherlands chromosome 9, CGAR_prim_01v2, whole genome shotgun sequence, a single window of DNA contains:
- the kif5aa gene encoding kinesin family member 5Aa gives MTEPIAECNIKVLCRFRPLNQAEIVRGDKFLPVFQGDDTVTIGGKSYAFDRVFPTNTTQEQVYNTCAKQIVKDVLGGYNGTIFAYGQTSSGKTHTMEGSLHDPQQMGIIPRIAEDIFNHIFSMDENLEFHIKVSYFEIYMEKIRDLLDVTKTNLSVHEDKNRVPYVKGCTERFVSSPEEVMDVIDEGKSNRHVAVTNMNEHSSRSHSIFLINIKQEHVETEQKLCGKLYLVDLAGSEKVSKTGAAGAVLDEAKNINKSLSSLGNVISALAEGTKTHVPYRDSKMTRILQDSLGGNCRTTMFICCSPSEFNEAETKSTLMFGQRAKTIKNAASINLELTAEQWKRKYEKEKEKNKTLRDTIQRLESELKRWRNGEEVPEVEQATADVTKLETTDESLDNEKEVERQKEKERERNLDTSSIVVRISEEERQKYEEEIRKLYRQLDDKDDEINLQCQLVEKLKQQMLAQDELLASTRGDSDKVQNELGRLQSESESAKAEVREVLQALEELAVNYDQKSQEVEEKSLHNKQLAEQLSQKMASLMELEAELAQMQEVSSQQRKRIADVLNGLMRDLSEFSSIVGNGEIKLPVEISGAIEEEFTVARLYISKIKSEVKSMVKRCRQLETMQLECHRKMEETGRELSSCQLLISQHEAKIRSLTEYMQNVEQKKRQLEDSYDALSEELSLLQNPEQQDGAEKTEAGESDAKKAIHRVAGNRETRHTQLSQLRDEINEKQRLIDELTDKNQALELELAHVRSDFSNLKIQEDTKNARLEQLSFQQERHEQSKEDLKGLEETVARELQTLHNLRKLFVQDLTTRVKKSSEIGPDDSGGSNTQKQKISFLENNLDQLTKVHKQLVRDNADLRCELPKLEKRLRSTAERVRALETALKDAKQGAMNDRRRYQQEVERIRDAMRLRNAMRRPHAAQIAKPVRPGNYGTVTSPTTSLSTRASEPATSFSNVLFQREKPVPQKTNVVGYSTVRSIDILSSYPLDV, from the exons ATGACGGAGCCTATCGCAGAGTGCAACATCAAGGTGCTGTGCCGCTTTCGCCCTCTGAATCAGGCCGAGATTGTGCGAGGAGACAAATTCCTCCCTGTGTTTCAAGGAGACGACACCGTCACCATCGGG GGGAAATCCTATGCATTTGATCGTGTGTTTCCCACCAACACCACTCAAGAGCAAGTCTACAACACCTGTGCCAAGCAAATTGTTAAAG atgtactgGGTGGCTACAATGGCACTATCTTTGCTTATGGACAAACATCTTCTGGAAAAACCCACACCATGGAG GGCAGCCTGCATGACCCTCAGCAGATGGGAATCATACCCCGCATTGCTGAGGATATTTTCAACCATATTTTTTCCATGGATGAAAACCTGGAGTTTCACATTAAG GTGTCCTACTTTGAGATCTACATGGAAAAAATCAGAGACCTTCTTGATG TCACCAAGACCAATCTGTCTGTGCATGAGGACAAGAACCGTGTCCCCTACGTTAAG GGCTGCACTGAACGTTTTGTCTCAAGCCCAGAGGAGGTGATGGATGTGATTGATGAAGGAAAGTCTAACCGCCATGTTGCTGTCACCA acatgaaTGAACATAGCTCTCGCAGCCACAGCATATTCCTGATCAACATCAAGCAAGAGCATGTGGAAACAGAGCAGAAACTCTGTGGAAAACTTTATCTTGTGGACCTGGCTGGCAGTGAGAAG GTCAGTAAGACTGGTGCAGCCGGAGCTGTTTTGGATGAGgctaaaaacattaataagtCTCTGTCTTCTCTGGGCAATGTCATATCTGCTCTTGCTGAGGGCACG AAGACCCACGTGCCATACCGTGACAGCAAGATGACTCGAATCCTGCAGGACTCTCTGGGGGGTAACTGCAGGACCACAATGTTTATTTGCTGCTCTCCCTCAGAATTCAATGAAGCTGAGACCAAATCAACTCTCATGTTTGGACAACG TGCTAAGACAATAAAGAATGCAGCCTCTATAAACCTGGAGCTGACCGCAGAGCAATGGAAGAGGAAGTATGAGaaggaaaaggagaaaaataagaCTCTGAGAGACACCATTCAGAGGCTGGAATCTGAGCTGAAACGCTGGCGCAATG GAGAGGAAGTGCCAGAGGTAGAACAGGCCACTGCTGACGTGACAAAATTGGAGACCACTGATGAGTCTTTGGATAATGAGAAAGAGGTGGAGAGacaaaaggagaaagagagagagaggaacttGGATACTTCTTCCATCGTGGTGCGTATCTCAGAGGAGGAGCGGCAGAAGTACGAGGAGGAGATCCGGAAGCTTTACCGCCAACTGGATGACAAG gatgACGAGATCAATCTGCAGTGTCAGTTGGTTGAGAAGCTTAAACAGCAAATGCTGGCACAAGATGAG ctacTAGCATCAACACGTGGGGACAGTGATAAGGTGCAGAATGAGCTTGGGCGGCTGCAATCGGAGAGCGAGAGTGCAAAGGCCGAAGTGAGGGAAGTGCTGCAGGCGCTTGAGGAGCTTGCCGTTAACTATGACCAGAAGAGCCAGGAGGTGGAGGAGAAGAGCCTGCACAACAAGCAGCTGGCTGAGCAGCTTAGCCAAAAAATG GCCAGTCTAATGGAACTAGAAGCTGAACTGGCACAGATGCAGGAGGTGAGCTCACAGCAGAGGAAGCGCATTGCTGATGTCTTGAATGGCTTAATGAGGGACCTGAGTGAGTTCAGCTCCATTGTTGGCAACGGAGAAATCAAACTG CCAGTGGAGATTAGTGGAGCCATAGAGGAGGAGTTTACCGTTGCCAGACTTTACATCAGCAAAATTAAATCGGAGGTGAAGTCGATGGTAAAGCGATGCAGACAGTTGGAGACCATGCAACTGGAGTGCCACCGCAAAATGGAGGAGACCGGCCGAGAACTCTCCTCCTGCCAGCTGCTTATCTCACAG CATGAGGCAAAGATCCGCTCTCTCACTGAGTATATGCAAAATGTGGAACAGAAGAAGAGACAGCTAGAGGATAGCTATGATGCTCTGAGTGAAGAGCTGTCTCTGTTACAGAATccag AACAGCAGGATGGTGCAGAAAAGACAGAAGCTGGGGAATCTGATGCAAAG AAGGCCATTCACAGAGTTGCAGGCAATCGGGAAACCCGCCACACTCAACTCAGCCAATTGCGGGATGAGATCAACGAGAAACAACGCCTTATTGATGAGCTCACTGA TAAGAACCAGGCTCTGGAGTTAGAGTTGGCCCATGTGAGATCTGACTTCAGCAACCTGAAGATTCAGGAAGACACCAAGAATGCACGTTTGGAACAACTATC ATTTCAGCAGGAGAGGCACGAGCAGTCTAAAGAAGATCTCAAGGGCCTGGAGGAGACCGTT GCCCGTGAACTCCAGACCCTCCACAACCTGCGCAAGCTGTTCGTTCAAGACCTCACGACTCGAGTTAAAAAA AGTTCAGAAATTGGACCTGATGATAGTGGGGGGTCTAACACCCAGAAGCAGAAGATTTCCTTTCTTGAAAACAACCTGGACCAGCTTACAAAGGTTCACAAACAG CTGGTACGTGATAATGCAGATCTGCGCTGTGAGCTTCCGAAATTGGAGAAGCGTCTTCGGTCTACGGCTGAGCGCGTTCGGGCACTTGAGACGGCACTAAAGGATGCCAAACAGGGTGCCATGAATGATCGCCGCCGCTACCAGCAGGAGGTGGAGCGTATTCGGGATGCCATGCGCTTGCGCAATGCAATGCGGCGCCCACACGCAGCTCAGATTG CAAAGCCAGTGAGGCCTGGGAACTATGGCACTGTCACATCTCCCACCACCTCTCTCTCCACACGAGCCAGTGAGCCAGCGACATCATTCAGTAATGTCCTTTTCCAGAGAGAGAAGCCTGTTCCCCAGAAAACCAATGT AGTTGGCTACAGCACTGTGAGATCCATAGACATACTAAGTTCCTACCCACTGGATGTATAA
- the stac3 gene encoding SH3 and cysteine-rich domain-containing protein 3, which translates to MAQYDQLEDKDSLDIHDNPPVPDNVVKEDDNTVYFVYDEEVEEEEAPPPPTPEPVIQVNDRPHKFKDHYCKKPKFCDVCARMIVLNNKFALRCKNCKTNIHHACQSYVEFQRCFGKIPPGFRRAYSSPLYDQEINNPGQQNRSDPVFDTLRTGVIMANKERKKNSDDKKNMMMMMEEEEAQQPKEGEEGGEGKQDADKKDKTAADDKNKKQQQTFSQTHYYLALYRFKAIEKDDLDFHPGDRITVIDDSNEEWWRGKIGEKTGYLPMTYIIRVRAAERVYKVTRSFVGNREMGQITLKKDQIVVKKGEEVNGYLKVSTGRKLGFFPADLLQEI; encoded by the exons ATGGCTCAGTATGATCA ACTTGAGGATAAGGACTCTCTGGATATCCATGATAACCCACCAGTACCTGATAATGTGGTCAAGGAGGATGACAACACT GTATATTTTGTCTATGATGAAGAGGTAGAGGAAGAAGAGGCCCCCCCTCCCCCGACTCCTGAGCCTGTGATCCAAGTGAATGACAGGCCACATAAGTTCAAGGATCACTACTGCAAGAAACCCAAGTTCTGCGATGTCTGTGCTCGAATGATTGTCC TCAATAACAAATTTGCCCTGCGCTGCAAGAACTGCAAGACCAATATTCATCATGCATGCCAATCCTATGTGGAGTTCCAGAGATGCTTTGGCAAAATA CCTCCAGGTTTCAGACGGGCATACAGCTCGCCTTTGTATGATCAGGAGATAAATAACCCTG GCCAGCAAAATCGCTCCGACCCTGTTTTCGATACTCTGCGAACTGGAGTTATCATGGCAAataaggagagaaagaaaaactcagATGATAAAAAGAAT atgatgatgatgatggaagaAGAAGAGGCTCAGCAGCCCAAAGAGGGTGAAGAGGGGGGAGAAG GAAAGCAGGATGCAGATAAAAAAGACAAGACGGCTGCAGATGACAAG aataaaaaacagcagcagACCTTTAGTCAGACTCACTACTACCTGGCTTTGTATCGTTTCAAAGCAATTGAAAAGGATGACCTGGACTTCCA TCCTGGCGATCGCATTACAGTGATTGATGATTCTAATGAAGAATGGTGGAGG ggtaaGATTGGAGAGAAAACAGGTTACCTTCCCATGACTTACATCATCAGGGTGCGTGCAGCAGAGAGAGTGTATAAGGTGACACGCTCCTTCGTGGGGAACAGAGAGATGGGTCAGATCACACTAAAGAAAGAccag ATAGTGGTGAAGAAAGGAGAGGAGGTGAATGGCTATCTCAAAGTCAGTACAGGCCGTAAACTCGGCTTCTTCCCCGCTGATCTACTACAGGAGATCTAA